Below is a window of Cytophaga hutchinsonii ATCC 33406 DNA.
AGGATTCTCACGAACTTGTTCCTTTAGTTTATAAAGAAACCAAAGCGTTTCCAAGAGAAGAAGTTTATGGAATAACTTCACAACTCAGGCGGGCTGCTGCATCTATTCCTGCTAATATTGCAGAAGGATGTGCTAAAAATTCAGATAGAGAATTCAATCGGTTCTTGCAAATAGCGATGGGCTCTCTAAATGAATCAGAATATTTTCTTTTTCTAAGTAAAGAATTAAATTATTTAGCTGAAGCAAATTATATTAAAATGTCAGGTCAATTAGATATTATAAAAGCAAAGCTAATTAACCTTCAAAAGAAAGTAATGCAAAACGCATAACAATAAATAACTAGTTTAAGACTTAGCTGCGGTATCATCGCGTTAGGCCTTAGGCATTAAGCTTTAAGCACTATGAAATTATTTGATGTCTACCCCCTAATCCCAATCGAACCTGTACGTGCACTTGGCTCCCGCCTTTGGGATGCAGCAGGTACGGAATATTTAGATCTGTATGGCGGCCACGCTGTAATCTCTATCGGGCATTCACATCCGTATTACGTTCAGAAAATTACAGATCAGATAAATAAAATCGGCTTCTACTCGAACTCGGTTATCATTTCCCTTCAGCAGGAATTAGCAGATAAGTTAGGTGTGGTGAGCGGCCATAATGATTATCAATTATTTCTTTGCAATTCAGGAGCCGAAGCTAATGAAAATGCACTGAAGCTTGCGTCTTTCCATAACGGCAAGAAAAAGATTGTTGCATTTAAAAAAGGTTTCCACGGCAGAACGTCTTTAGCAGTTGCAGCTACCGATAATCCTTCTATTGTTGCGCCTGTTAATGAAACTGATAACATCATCTTCTTACCATGGAACGATGAGGCTGCATTAGAAGCAACCTTTAAATCACACGGCAATGAGATCACTGCCGTAATCATTGAAGGCATACAAGGCGTAGGCGGCATCCACGAAGCATCCATGTCCATGCTTAAAAAGATCCGTACACTGTGTGATGAATACAATGCCGTTTATATTGCAGACTCTGTACAATGTGGCTATGGCCGCAGCGGTAAATTTTACTCACATGATTTTGCCGGTGTATCTGCAGATATCTATAGCATGGCTAAAGGTATGGGTAATGGCTTTCCGATCGGTGCGATCAGCATTGCACCATATCTTAAACCGAAACATGGTTTATTGGGTACTACGTTTGGCGGTAACCATTTAGCCTGCGCCGCGGCCATTGCAGTATTGGATGTGATCAAACAGGAAAACCTGTTAGAGCATACAACTCAGCTAGGGAATTATATTATTGAGCAGGCACGCAAGATCCAGGGTGTTAAAGAAGTTCGTGGTAAAGGTTTGATGATTGGTATTGAACTGGAAATTCCATGTGCGGAAATCCGTAACACGTTGTTAAGCGAACATAAAATGTTTACCGGTTCTTCTTCTGATAAATTTACGATCCGTATTCTTCCTGCCTTGAATCTGAAAAAAGCAGATGCAGATGCGTTCCTGAATGCATTGAAAGCAGTGCTGGAGAAAAGTCTGAAGAGCGCGTAGCCTTTAGCTTAAGGCGTAAGGCCCAACGCTTAAAGCTTTGCAAACAATATAAGCAGTTCCCATACATTAAGTCTTGTCCGTTTTGAATTACGAATAAATTAAATTTCAACATCCTTGCTTTAGGCTCCGCCGCGGCGGAAAGCTTTTAGCATTAAGCATATAAGAAATGAAACTACTACTACCTTTCTTTATCGTATTTATTTTAGCAACAGGTTGTGCTAAAGTAGCAACTGAACATCCTTGTCCGGCTGTAGAAGCCAGTCACATATTAACACCGGCCGAGTCTCCGGAACAATTTGAAAATGCACAGGATACCGCTGAAGTGATTATAGCAAAGCTAAAGAACGGAGAATCTTTTTCTGATCTGGCCTTGCAATACGGATCAGACGGTACGAAAACTCAGGGCGGAAATTTAGGCTGGTTTACACGTGGTATGATGGTGCAGCCATTTGAAGACTCTTGCTACAATGCAACCATTAACAAACCATTGATTGTAAAAACACAGTTTGGTGTGCATGTTGTAAAGGTTACGGGTAAGAAAGATATTCCCTGTAATTAAGCCAAAGGCTTAATGCTAAGAGCTAAAAGCTATCCCCTTGCCTATAGCATGTGTTCTTTGCTTTATAAAGCGCATGTTTAAAAAATATATTTTAAAATAAACATTACAACCAGGCTTTAAGCCTTAAGCGTTCCGCGTTAAGCATTATGAAAAATTTTATTTCTGTAAAAGACGTTACTGATATTCCCGGCCTGGTTAAAGAAGCATTGGAGCTTAAAAAAAATCCATATGCATTTAAAAAACTTGGAGAAAATAAAACCATCGGGTTAATTTTCTTAAATCCAAGTTTGCGTACCCGCATCAGCACACAGAAGGCTGCTAAGAATCTGGGCATGGATACGATTGTTATGAACATGGATAAAGAAGGCTGGGCGCTTGAAACGCAGGATGGCGTGATCATGAATCATAATACCGTTGAACACATCCGTGAAGCGGCAGCTGTTATGGGTCAGTATTGTGACATTATTGGTGTACGTTCCTTTCCGCGCCTGGTAGACAAGAACGAAGATTATTCAGAAGACTTCTTCAATAAATTTATAAAATATGCAGGTGTACCGATTGTAAGTTTAGAAAGTGCAACGCTTCACCCCTTACAATCACTTGCTGATTTAATTACGATCGAAGAAACAAAAACAAAACCACGCCCGAAGGTTGTATTAACCTGGGCCCCGCATATCAAAGCCTTGCCGCAAGCGGTAGCAAATTCATTTTCTGAATGGATGTGTAAAGCGGATGTGGAATTTGTGATCACACATCCCGAAGGGTATGATCTGGCAAACGAATTTACAAACGGTGCCCGCATTGAATACAATCAGGACAAAGCACTGGAAGATGCTGACTATGTGTATGTAAAGAACTGGTCTTCGTATGAGGATTATGGCAAAGTACATTCCATGGACAGCCATTGGATGATGACCAATGAAAAATTAAAATTAACCAACAACGCAAAAGTAATGCATTGTTTGCCTGTTCGCCGTGGCATTGAATTAGCAGATGAGATCCTCGACGGTCCGAATTCGCTGGTGATCCAGGAAGCAAGCAACAGGGTGTGGAGCGCGCAGGCGGTGCTGAAGAGAATGCTGGAGGCTCAAGGCTAAACGCCTAAAGCTTTATCGTTTGTTTAAAGTAACATTGCTTTAGGCGTTTGGCCTTCAGCACTAAGCAAAAAGAAATGCAGAAACTATACATCATAAAAGTAGGCGGCAACATCATCGACAATCCGGAAGCACTAACAAGCTTCTTAAAAGATTTTGCGTCGCTGAAAGAAAATAAAATACTGGTTCATGGCGGTGGTAAAGTTGCTACCGAGATCAGTAAAGGTTTGGGCATTGAAGCGCAGATGGTAGATGGCAGAAGAATTACAGATGCTGAAACCCTGAAGATCGTGACCATGGTATATGGTGGTTTGATCAACAAAAATATTGTTGCTAAGCTTCAGTCGAATGAATGCAACGCAATTGGTTTAACAGGTGCAGATGCAAACATCATGCTCTCGTCTAAACGCCCGCTTAAAAATGGCATTGATTACGGATTTGTTGGTGATGTAAAGAAAGTACATCCACAGCCGTTGATACATTTGTTATCGCAGGGTATTACGCCTGTTGTGGCTCCGCTTACACACGATGGCAACGGAACCATGCTGAATACCAATGCAGACACTGTAGCCTCAGAGCTTGCAGTAGCATTATGCGGAGCATTTGCTGTAAATCTTGTGTATTGCTTTGAATTGAAAGGTGTATTGAGAGATTTCGAAGATAAAGATTCTGTGATCAGCACTATCAATCCTGATACTTACGAAGAATTGAAATCAACAGGCGTTATTAATAAAGGAATGATCCCGAAGTTAGATAACTCTTTTAATGCGATAAACGCCGGTGTTTCTTCTGTCATTATTTGTCAGGCTGAATCACTGGTGGAATTGATAAATGAAAATAAAACAGTAGGAACAAAGTTAGTTGCAAACTAGGTGCCAGTTAACAGGCACTAGTTGCTAGACTAGAAATTGAATATTAGAAATTTAAAATACATTCAAATACAAAGAGCCTAATACTGGAAACTGGTAACTGGCAACTCGAAACTATTATGTTACAGACCTTACAAAAAGATGCGATCGAGTTATTGAAGACACTGATCAAAACAGAATCATTCAGTAAAGAAGAGCACAACACGGCAGAAATATTAAATACATTTTTAGTTGAACGTGGTGTTGAAACTATTCGTGAAAAGAATAACGTTTGGGCTTTCAACAAACACTTCGACAAGAACAAACCTACCATCTTATTAAACTCACACCACGATACGGTTAAGCCAAACCCTGGTTATACAAATGACCCATTCGAACCGATTGTGAAAGACGGCAAACTGTTTGGACTAGGAAGTAATGATGCGGGTGGCTGTCTTGTTTCTTTGATCGCAACGTTCCTGCACTTCTACAATGAAACAAATCTAAAGTACAACTTTTGTATTGCAGCAACAGCTGAAGAAGAAATATCTGGTTTTGATGGATTAGAATTGGTATATCCGAAATTAGGTCCGATCGATTTCGCCATTGTTGGTGAACCAACATTGATGGATATTGCTGTTGCTGAAAAAGGATTAATGGTTGTAGATTGTGTAGCCATCGGTAAGGCAGGACATGCAGCACGTGAAGAAGGTGAAAACGCTATTTATATCGCATTAAAAGATATTGAATGGATCCGCAATTATAAATTCGAACGCGTTTCTCCGCACCTGGGACCGATGAAAATGTCTGTAACCATTATCAATGCCGGTTACCAGCACAACGTTGTTCCGGAGAAATGTCATTTCACAATTGACGTACGTATCACAGAAGAATACAAGAACGAAGAAGTATTAAAGATCATTGATGATAATATTCAGTCGGAAGTAAACCCACGCTCTGTGCGTTTACGCCCATCATTCATTGATCCAAATCATGAGCTTGTTCATGCTGCCATTAAACACGGCGCTAAAACATACGGCTCTCCTACTACCTCCGACCAGGCATTGATTCCCGTACCTTCTGTAAAAATGGGGCCAGGCAACTCTGCGCGTTCACATACCGCCAACGAATTTATCTGGCTGATCGAAATCGAAGAAGGTATTGAAAAGTATATTAAGGTGTTGAGTGAAATCGTTCTAGCTTAAAGCCTAAGGCGGAAGGCCTAAAGCTTAAAGCCAAAATAAAACATTACAGTACATTTATATTAATAAGTAATATATAACACACATGCTTTTTGCGTAAGCCCAGCTTTTCGCTTTAAGCTTTAAGCCTTAAGCACACTATGAAATTGTGGCAAAAAGATACGGAAGTAAATAAAGACATTGAGCGTTTCACTGTTGGAAAAGACCGCGAGATGGATCTGTTCCTTGCTCCGTTCGATGTTCTTGGTTCAATGGCACACATTACGATGCTGGAAAGCATTGGCTTGATCGGTAAAGATGAACTTCCCGTATTGCTGAACGAACTCCGCACGATCTATACTGAAATAGAAGCAGGTAATTTCACCATTGAAGATGGTGTTGAAGATGTGCACTCACAGGTTGAGCTGATCTTAACACGTCGTCTTGGTGATCTTGGCAAGAAGATTCACAGCGGGCGTTCCCGTAACGATCAGGTGTTGGTAGATTTGAAATTATTCACCCGTCATGCTATTCGTGAAACGGTTGAAAACACCAAAGAATTATTCGATACATTACTTTCTCAAAGCGAAAAATATAAATCGGTAATCATTCCCGGTTATACGCACTTACAAATTGCAATGCCTTCTTCCTTTGGCTTGTGGTTTGGCGCCTATGCAGAAAGCTTAGCTGACGACATGCACATGATGCTTGCAGGTTACCGCATCAGCAATAAAAACCCATTAGGCTCTGCAGCAGGCTATGGTTCTTCATTCCCATTGAACCGTACGATGACGACAAACCTGCTGGGCTTTGAAGAGTTAAATCACAATGTGGTTTATGCACAGATGGGCCGCGGTAAAACAGAAAAAAATGTTACCGCAGCGCTTGCCTCTATTGCTGCCACTCTGGGACGAATGTCAATGGATGTATGCCTGTACATGAATCAGAATTTTGACTTTATGACTTTGCCGGATGAATTGACAACAGGTTCGAGTATCATGCCGCACAAAAAAAATCCGGATGTATTTGAATTGATCCGTGCGCGCTGCAACCGCTTACAAGCTTTGCCGAATGAAATTTCTATGATCATGGCAAACCTTCCTTCGGGTTACCACCGCGACATGCAGCTGATCAAAGAAAATTTCATTCCTGCTTTTCAGGATATAAATGACTGTTTGCGTATTGCAAATTTTATGCTGAAGCAGGTGAAAGTAAAAGAGAATATCGTAAAAGATCCAAAGTACTTATACATGTATAGTGTGGAAGTAGTAAATAACATGGTTCTTGAAGGAATCCCTTTCCGCGATGCATATAAAAAAGTGGGCGGTATGATCGAAGACAAAACGTTTACTGCTTTAAATACCATCAATCACACACACGAAGGCAGTATCGGCAATTTAATGCATACTGAAATTAACGTATCCATGCAGAAAGTGCTGGATGCATTTGAATTCAAAAAAATGGATATCGCCATTCAAAAGCTCTTATCCAAGGTGTAATAAAGGAAAAAAAGTACATCTTATTTCATATTTATTTTTTATCTTATAACTAGTACCAAAGGTATTTTATACGCATAAAAATCACCTTTGGTACTGGCTATAATTGATCCGATATGAACCTTTCCATTCGTACACTCAATATTATTTTTTCTATTTCGCTATTGTTGCTGGCTTCAGCTTTCATATACTCCTATCTGAATATTCAAGGTTTAAGATCCGCCAACCATTGGGTAAATCATACCAATAAGGTTATTATAAGTTTAGAAAGTATCTATTCAGATATTAAAAATGCAGAGTCCGGCGTAAGAGGATATGCACTGACAAAAGACGCTTCGTATCTTGAACAACAGGATCAATCACGTACAAATATTAAAAATCAACTTATTCTTCTTGATTCACTTCTTGCAGATAATCCGGAGCAGCACATTTACATAGATACGTTACAGAAAACTGTAAATGATCGCTTTTTTCTTTTCAATGGCTTAATTAATCTTACAAATAATAATGCAGACCAGGCGGAAGTGCTGCCGCTGATGCAAAAAGGAAAAGCATCTACGGAGCATATCTATAATCTGGTAAAAAAGATGAAAAATAATGAAGGAATTTTATTGCTGCAGCGGAATGAAAAAGCAGAAGCGCTTGATAAAA
It encodes the following:
- a CDS encoding four helix bundle protein, translated to MKNYKNLTVWQDSHELVPLVYKETKAFPREEVYGITSQLRRAAASIPANIAEGCAKNSDREFNRFLQIAMGSLNESEYFLFLSKELNYLAEANYIKMSGQLDIIKAKLINLQKKVMQNA
- a CDS encoding aspartate aminotransferase family protein; this translates as MKLFDVYPLIPIEPVRALGSRLWDAAGTEYLDLYGGHAVISIGHSHPYYVQKITDQINKIGFYSNSVIISLQQELADKLGVVSGHNDYQLFLCNSGAEANENALKLASFHNGKKKIVAFKKGFHGRTSLAVAATDNPSIVAPVNETDNIIFLPWNDEAALEATFKSHGNEITAVIIEGIQGVGGIHEASMSMLKKIRTLCDEYNAVYIADSVQCGYGRSGKFYSHDFAGVSADIYSMAKGMGNGFPIGAISIAPYLKPKHGLLGTTFGGNHLACAAAIAVLDVIKQENLLEHTTQLGNYIIEQARKIQGVKEVRGKGLMIGIELEIPCAEIRNTLLSEHKMFTGSSSDKFTIRILPALNLKKADADAFLNALKAVLEKSLKSA
- a CDS encoding peptidylprolyl isomerase, with amino-acid sequence MKLLLPFFIVFILATGCAKVATEHPCPAVEASHILTPAESPEQFENAQDTAEVIIAKLKNGESFSDLALQYGSDGTKTQGGNLGWFTRGMMVQPFEDSCYNATINKPLIVKTQFGVHVVKVTGKKDIPCN
- a CDS encoding acetylornithine carbamoyltransferase — its product is MKNFISVKDVTDIPGLVKEALELKKNPYAFKKLGENKTIGLIFLNPSLRTRISTQKAAKNLGMDTIVMNMDKEGWALETQDGVIMNHNTVEHIREAAAVMGQYCDIIGVRSFPRLVDKNEDYSEDFFNKFIKYAGVPIVSLESATLHPLQSLADLITIEETKTKPRPKVVLTWAPHIKALPQAVANSFSEWMCKADVEFVITHPEGYDLANEFTNGARIEYNQDKALEDADYVYVKNWSSYEDYGKVHSMDSHWMMTNEKLKLTNNAKVMHCLPVRRGIELADEILDGPNSLVIQEASNRVWSAQAVLKRMLEAQG
- the argB gene encoding acetylglutamate kinase — translated: MQKLYIIKVGGNIIDNPEALTSFLKDFASLKENKILVHGGGKVATEISKGLGIEAQMVDGRRITDAETLKIVTMVYGGLINKNIVAKLQSNECNAIGLTGADANIMLSSKRPLKNGIDYGFVGDVKKVHPQPLIHLLSQGITPVVAPLTHDGNGTMLNTNADTVASELAVALCGAFAVNLVYCFELKGVLRDFEDKDSVISTINPDTYEELKSTGVINKGMIPKLDNSFNAINAGVSSVIICQAESLVELINENKTVGTKLVAN
- a CDS encoding M20 family metallo-hydrolase: MLQTLQKDAIELLKTLIKTESFSKEEHNTAEILNTFLVERGVETIREKNNVWAFNKHFDKNKPTILLNSHHDTVKPNPGYTNDPFEPIVKDGKLFGLGSNDAGGCLVSLIATFLHFYNETNLKYNFCIAATAEEEISGFDGLELVYPKLGPIDFAIVGEPTLMDIAVAEKGLMVVDCVAIGKAGHAAREEGENAIYIALKDIEWIRNYKFERVSPHLGPMKMSVTIINAGYQHNVVPEKCHFTIDVRITEEYKNEEVLKIIDDNIQSEVNPRSVRLRPSFIDPNHELVHAAIKHGAKTYGSPTTSDQALIPVPSVKMGPGNSARSHTANEFIWLIEIEEGIEKYIKVLSEIVLA
- the argH gene encoding argininosuccinate lyase → MKLWQKDTEVNKDIERFTVGKDREMDLFLAPFDVLGSMAHITMLESIGLIGKDELPVLLNELRTIYTEIEAGNFTIEDGVEDVHSQVELILTRRLGDLGKKIHSGRSRNDQVLVDLKLFTRHAIRETVENTKELFDTLLSQSEKYKSVIIPGYTHLQIAMPSSFGLWFGAYAESLADDMHMMLAGYRISNKNPLGSAAGYGSSFPLNRTMTTNLLGFEELNHNVVYAQMGRGKTEKNVTAALASIAATLGRMSMDVCLYMNQNFDFMTLPDELTTGSSIMPHKKNPDVFELIRARCNRLQALPNEISMIMANLPSGYHRDMQLIKENFIPAFQDINDCLRIANFMLKQVKVKENIVKDPKYLYMYSVEVVNNMVLEGIPFRDAYKKVGGMIEDKTFTALNTINHTHEGSIGNLMHTEINVSMQKVLDAFEFKKMDIAIQKLLSKV